Proteins encoded in a region of the Thunnus maccoyii chromosome 4, fThuMac1.1, whole genome shotgun sequence genome:
- the LOC121896115 gene encoding serine/threonine-protein kinase 38 isoform X3, producing the protein MAMTGHSSCSSMSNHTKERVTMAKVTLENFYSNLIAQHEEREMRQQKLEKVMDQEGLADEEKRVRRSQHARKETEFLRLKRTRLGLEDFESLKVIGRGAFGEVRLVQKKDTGHVYAMKILRKADMLEKEQVGHIRAERDILVEADSLWVVKMFYSFQDKMNLYLIMEFLPGGDMMTLLMKKDTLTEEATQFYIAETVLAIDSIHQLGFIHRDIKPDNLLLDSRGHVKLSDFGLCTGLKRAHRTEFYKNLNHSLPSDLTFQNMNSKRKAETWKRNRRQLAFSTVGTPDYIAPEVFMQNGYNKLCDWWSLGVIMYEMLIGYPPFCSETPQETYRKVMNWRETLTFPPEVPISEKAKDLILRFCCEEDHRIGAAGVEVIKSNPFFEGVDYDHIRERPAAIPIEIKSIDDTSNFDEFPDSDILTPTTAPVSNHTEADLKNKDWVFINYTYKRFEGLTARGAIPSYMKSGKR; encoded by the exons GCAGCAGAAACTGGAGAAAGTGATGGATCAGGAGGGCTTGGCTGATGAAGAG AAACGTGTGCGACGCTCTCAGCACGcaaggaaagagacagagttTCTTCGCCTGAAACGCACCCGCCTGGGTCTGGAGGACTTTGAGTCTCTGAAGGTGATTGGCCGAGGAGCTTTTGGAGAg GTGCGTCTGGTGCAGAAGAAGGACACTGGTCATGTCTACGCCATGAAGATTCTTCGCAAGGCTGACATGCTGGAGAAAGAACAG GTCGGTCACATCCGTGCTGAGCGGGACATCCTGGTGGAGGCAGACAGCCTGTGGGTGGTCAAGATGTTCTACAGCTTCCAGGATAAGATGAACCTCTACCTCATCATGGAATTCCTGCCAGGAG GAGACATGATGACCCTCCTGATGAAGAAAGACACTCTGACAGAAGAGGCCACTCAGTTCTACATAGCAGAGACGGTGCTGGCCATCGACTCCATCCACCAGCTGGGCTTCATTCACAGAGACATCAAGCCAGACAACCTGCTGTTGGACTCCAGG GGCCATGTGAAGCTGTCTGACTTTGGTCTTTGCACCGGGCTGAAGAGAGCTCACCGTACCGAGTTCTACAAGAACTTGAACCACAGCCTGCCCAGTGACCTCA CCTTTCAGAACATGAACTCCAAGAGGAAAGCTGAGACCTGGAAGAGAAACAGGAGGCAGCTG GCCTTCTCCACAGTGGGAACCCCAGACTACATCGCTCCAGAAGTCTTCATGCAAAATGGATACAACAAGCTTTGTGATTGGTGGAGCCTGGGAGTCATTATGTATGAAATGCTGATCG GTTATCCCCCGTTCTGCTCAGAGACGCCTCAGGAGACATACAGGAAAGTGATGAACTGGCGGGAGACGCTCACCTTTCCTCCGGAAGTGCCTATATCAGAGAAGGCCAAAGACCTCATCCTCCG GTTCTGCTGTGAGGAGGATCACAGGATTGGTGCTGCAGGTGTGGAGGTGATCAAGTCCAATCCTTTCTTTGAGGGGGTGGACTACGACCATATCAG AGAGAGACCTGCTGCCATTCCTATAGAGATCAAAAGCATCGACGACACCTCAAACTTCGATGAATTCCCTGATTCAGATATCCTCACACCAACAA cCGCCCCAGTGTCCAACCACACAGAGGCCGACCTGAAGAACAAGGACTGGGTCTTCATCAACTATACCTATAAACGCTTTGAAGGCCTCACTGCTCGAGGAGCCATACCGTCCTACATGAAGTCAGGAAAGAGATGA
- the LOC121896115 gene encoding serine/threonine-protein kinase 38 isoform X1, whose protein sequence is MAMTGHSSCSSMSNHTKERVTMAKVTLENFYSNLIAQHEEREMRQQKLEKVMDQEGLADEEKRVRRSQHARKETEFLRLKRTRLGLEDFESLKVIGRGAFGEVRLVQKKDTGHVYAMKILRKADMLEKEQVGHIRAERDILVEADSLWVVKMFYSFQDKMNLYLIMEFLPGGDMMTLLMKKDTLTEEATQFYIAETVLAIDSIHQLGFIHRDIKPDNLLLDSRGHVKLSDFGLCTGLKRAHRTEFYKNLNHSLPSDLTFQNMNSKRKAETWKRNRRQLAFSTVGTPDYIAPEVFMQNGYNKLCDWWSLGVIMYEMLIGYPPFCSETPQETYRKVMNWRETLTFPPEVPISEKAKDLILRFCCEEDHRIGAAGVEVIKSNPFFEGVDYDHIRERPAAIPIEIKSIDDTSNFDEFPDSDILTPTSMLPVPVQHISYFAPSVVICEIIKTLSSSPPAAPVSNHTEADLKNKDWVFINYTYKRFEGLTARGAIPSYMKSGKR, encoded by the exons GCAGCAGAAACTGGAGAAAGTGATGGATCAGGAGGGCTTGGCTGATGAAGAG AAACGTGTGCGACGCTCTCAGCACGcaaggaaagagacagagttTCTTCGCCTGAAACGCACCCGCCTGGGTCTGGAGGACTTTGAGTCTCTGAAGGTGATTGGCCGAGGAGCTTTTGGAGAg GTGCGTCTGGTGCAGAAGAAGGACACTGGTCATGTCTACGCCATGAAGATTCTTCGCAAGGCTGACATGCTGGAGAAAGAACAG GTCGGTCACATCCGTGCTGAGCGGGACATCCTGGTGGAGGCAGACAGCCTGTGGGTGGTCAAGATGTTCTACAGCTTCCAGGATAAGATGAACCTCTACCTCATCATGGAATTCCTGCCAGGAG GAGACATGATGACCCTCCTGATGAAGAAAGACACTCTGACAGAAGAGGCCACTCAGTTCTACATAGCAGAGACGGTGCTGGCCATCGACTCCATCCACCAGCTGGGCTTCATTCACAGAGACATCAAGCCAGACAACCTGCTGTTGGACTCCAGG GGCCATGTGAAGCTGTCTGACTTTGGTCTTTGCACCGGGCTGAAGAGAGCTCACCGTACCGAGTTCTACAAGAACTTGAACCACAGCCTGCCCAGTGACCTCA CCTTTCAGAACATGAACTCCAAGAGGAAAGCTGAGACCTGGAAGAGAAACAGGAGGCAGCTG GCCTTCTCCACAGTGGGAACCCCAGACTACATCGCTCCAGAAGTCTTCATGCAAAATGGATACAACAAGCTTTGTGATTGGTGGAGCCTGGGAGTCATTATGTATGAAATGCTGATCG GTTATCCCCCGTTCTGCTCAGAGACGCCTCAGGAGACATACAGGAAAGTGATGAACTGGCGGGAGACGCTCACCTTTCCTCCGGAAGTGCCTATATCAGAGAAGGCCAAAGACCTCATCCTCCG GTTCTGCTGTGAGGAGGATCACAGGATTGGTGCTGCAGGTGTGGAGGTGATCAAGTCCAATCCTTTCTTTGAGGGGGTGGACTACGACCATATCAG AGAGAGACCTGCTGCCATTCCTATAGAGATCAAAAGCATCGACGACACCTCAAACTTCGATGAATTCCCTGATTCAGATATCCTCACACCAACAAGTATGCTGCCTGTTCCCGTCCAGCACATTTCATATTTTGCGCCCTCTGTTGTGATATGTGAAATTATTAAAACCCTatcctcttctcctccagcCGCCCCAGTGTCCAACCACACAGAGGCCGACCTGAAGAACAAGGACTGGGTCTTCATCAACTATACCTATAAACGCTTTGAAGGCCTCACTGCTCGAGGAGCCATACCGTCCTACATGAAGTCAGGAAAGAGATGA
- the LOC121896115 gene encoding serine/threonine-protein kinase 38 isoform X2 codes for MAMTGHSSCSSMSNHTKERVTMAKVTLENFYSNLIAQHEEREMRQQKLEKVMDQEGLADEEKRVRRSQHARKETEFLRLKRTRLGLEDFESLKVIGRGAFGEVRLVQKKDTGHVYAMKILRKADMLEKEQVGHIRAERDILVEADSLWVVKMFYSFQDKMNLYLIMEFLPGGDMMTLLMKKDTLTEEATQFYIAETVLAIDSIHQLGFIHRDIKPDNLLLDSRGHVKLSDFGLCTGLKRAHRTEFYKNLNHSLPSDLSKQTFQNMNSKRKAETWKRNRRQLAFSTVGTPDYIAPEVFMQNGYNKLCDWWSLGVIMYEMLIGYPPFCSETPQETYRKVMNWRETLTFPPEVPISEKAKDLILRFCCEEDHRIGAAGVEVIKSNPFFEGVDYDHIRERPAAIPIEIKSIDDTSNFDEFPDSDILTPTTAPVSNHTEADLKNKDWVFINYTYKRFEGLTARGAIPSYMKSGKR; via the exons GCAGCAGAAACTGGAGAAAGTGATGGATCAGGAGGGCTTGGCTGATGAAGAG AAACGTGTGCGACGCTCTCAGCACGcaaggaaagagacagagttTCTTCGCCTGAAACGCACCCGCCTGGGTCTGGAGGACTTTGAGTCTCTGAAGGTGATTGGCCGAGGAGCTTTTGGAGAg GTGCGTCTGGTGCAGAAGAAGGACACTGGTCATGTCTACGCCATGAAGATTCTTCGCAAGGCTGACATGCTGGAGAAAGAACAG GTCGGTCACATCCGTGCTGAGCGGGACATCCTGGTGGAGGCAGACAGCCTGTGGGTGGTCAAGATGTTCTACAGCTTCCAGGATAAGATGAACCTCTACCTCATCATGGAATTCCTGCCAGGAG GAGACATGATGACCCTCCTGATGAAGAAAGACACTCTGACAGAAGAGGCCACTCAGTTCTACATAGCAGAGACGGTGCTGGCCATCGACTCCATCCACCAGCTGGGCTTCATTCACAGAGACATCAAGCCAGACAACCTGCTGTTGGACTCCAGG GGCCATGTGAAGCTGTCTGACTTTGGTCTTTGCACCGGGCTGAAGAGAGCTCACCGTACCGAGTTCTACAAGAACTTGAACCACAGCCTGCCCAGTGACCTCAGTAAGCAAA CCTTTCAGAACATGAACTCCAAGAGGAAAGCTGAGACCTGGAAGAGAAACAGGAGGCAGCTG GCCTTCTCCACAGTGGGAACCCCAGACTACATCGCTCCAGAAGTCTTCATGCAAAATGGATACAACAAGCTTTGTGATTGGTGGAGCCTGGGAGTCATTATGTATGAAATGCTGATCG GTTATCCCCCGTTCTGCTCAGAGACGCCTCAGGAGACATACAGGAAAGTGATGAACTGGCGGGAGACGCTCACCTTTCCTCCGGAAGTGCCTATATCAGAGAAGGCCAAAGACCTCATCCTCCG GTTCTGCTGTGAGGAGGATCACAGGATTGGTGCTGCAGGTGTGGAGGTGATCAAGTCCAATCCTTTCTTTGAGGGGGTGGACTACGACCATATCAG AGAGAGACCTGCTGCCATTCCTATAGAGATCAAAAGCATCGACGACACCTCAAACTTCGATGAATTCCCTGATTCAGATATCCTCACACCAACAA cCGCCCCAGTGTCCAACCACACAGAGGCCGACCTGAAGAACAAGGACTGGGTCTTCATCAACTATACCTATAAACGCTTTGAAGGCCTCACTGCTCGAGGAGCCATACCGTCCTACATGAAGTCAGGAAAGAGATGA